Proteins from a genomic interval of Streptomyces fodineus:
- a CDS encoding TnsA-like heteromeric transposase endonuclease subunit, translating to MRFRDPLGCSRQVPWLEAAQDVPFEDSPAVRPFPVRHGRRVAPGWWWSSTNGRLVAYGSSVMRTQLMLLDREPAVVAVACRPVELVWREAGKVVGHAPQLMARLQDGSALLLDCAGRSGPSARLAARARVVAAAAKAAGWSYPLAGPPDPVLVANVRWLAGYRHPRYAAGPWTPALVEVFGSPRPAVEAVRELGDPIAVWPAVFHALWSGVLRVRLDEPLHERVVLSVARQEAEAA from the coding sequence GTGCGCTTTCGAGACCCTCTGGGGTGCTCGCGTCAGGTCCCATGGCTTGAGGCTGCGCAGGACGTCCCCTTCGAGGACTCTCCTGCGGTACGGCCTTTCCCCGTCCGGCACGGGCGGCGCGTTGCTCCGGGCTGGTGGTGGTCGTCGACCAACGGGCGGCTGGTGGCGTACGGGTCCAGTGTCATGCGGACCCAGCTCATGCTGCTGGACCGGGAACCTGCGGTCGTGGCGGTGGCCTGCCGGCCGGTGGAACTCGTGTGGCGTGAGGCCGGCAAGGTCGTCGGTCATGCGCCGCAGCTGATGGCCAGACTGCAGGACGGCAGCGCCCTGTTGCTCGACTGCGCGGGACGCAGCGGCCCCTCTGCCCGGCTGGCGGCGCGGGCCCGGGTTGTGGCGGCTGCCGCCAAGGCAGCGGGCTGGTCCTACCCGCTCGCGGGGCCGCCGGATCCGGTGCTGGTGGCCAACGTGCGGTGGCTGGCGGGTTACCGGCATCCCCGGTACGCCGCAGGGCCGTGGACGCCGGCTCTGGTGGAGGTGTTCGGCAGTCCGCGGCCGGCGGTGGAGGCGGTGCGGGAGCTGGGTGACCCGATCGCCGTGTGGCCTGCGGTCTTTCACGCACTGTGGAGCGGTGTGCTGCGGGTGCGGCTGGACGAACCGCTGCACGAGCGCGTTGTCCTCTCGGTCGCACGGCAGGAGGCCGAAGCGGCGTGA
- a CDS encoding transposase, whose product MPPFGLLEALPVEVRERALAWQRHVREVETGFPDAIGQGAPREQFDPATRSLEQRERAKAEELTAAGWAASAATVRRMRARYRSEGLWGLVDGRAVRERSAVGRADERVVAAVRKVLEGQRDRSTGTLVRLRRRVGWLLEEEHGPGVVALPPASTFNRLVHAVADGQGLLGTAAQRRWHASRPAPPFTPTVALRPGELVMLDSTPLDVLAVLDDGVTGRLELCIALDVATRSICAALLRPVGTTSVDAAMLLAQMVVPTAMRPGWDAALSMQRSVIPYERLIALDARLEQAAARPVIMPETVVVDQGRVYVSASFVSACESLGVSVQPVPPANGPAKGNVERTFRAIADGFSQYLPGHTGSDVSQRGAAAEQDACWSLTQLQELLDEWVICGWQERRHEALRHPMMPHLAVSPNEMWAALVAVTGHVPVPLSADDYVELLPLRWQAVNDYGVRFGYRTYDHPGLNPYRRRRSPRADKNGRWEVHHNPYDPNRVWVRLPEGWLEVPWVHAGAVRRPFTAFTFDHVRRTVERRHGREEHEAAIAQALDALLRRASQGLGSRRERTVAARAQAAAQMTDPSPATAPQQWPAPLAPGASFGLPGSFTVPLPDGDGWDADDSLDDIEDNPDDEDYLLAALADGQDAAADHADEAEASEPTAETAQDQAAEQTRNAAGAGGLRIYDPYQEAQAW is encoded by the coding sequence GTGCCGCCGTTCGGGCTGCTGGAGGCGCTGCCGGTCGAGGTGCGGGAGCGAGCTCTGGCGTGGCAGCGGCATGTGCGGGAGGTGGAGACCGGCTTTCCTGACGCCATCGGGCAGGGCGCCCCGCGTGAGCAGTTCGATCCGGCGACACGGAGCCTGGAGCAGCGGGAGCGGGCGAAGGCCGAGGAGTTGACGGCGGCGGGCTGGGCGGCGAGTGCGGCGACGGTGCGCCGGATGCGGGCGCGCTACCGCAGCGAGGGCTTGTGGGGGCTGGTCGACGGCCGGGCGGTGCGGGAGCGGTCGGCGGTGGGGCGGGCCGATGAGCGGGTGGTCGCGGCAGTCAGGAAGGTGCTGGAGGGGCAGCGGGATCGGTCGACGGGCACGCTGGTGCGGCTGCGCCGACGGGTGGGGTGGCTGCTGGAGGAGGAGCACGGCCCTGGGGTGGTGGCGCTGCCGCCGGCGTCGACGTTCAACCGGCTGGTGCACGCGGTGGCCGACGGGCAGGGCCTTTTGGGGACGGCGGCGCAGCGGCGGTGGCATGCGTCGCGGCCGGCACCTCCGTTCACGCCGACGGTGGCACTGCGGCCGGGTGAGCTGGTGATGCTGGACAGCACGCCGCTGGATGTCCTGGCGGTGCTGGACGACGGTGTGACCGGCCGCCTTGAACTGTGCATCGCGCTGGACGTGGCGACGCGCAGCATCTGCGCCGCACTGCTGCGTCCGGTGGGCACGACGTCGGTGGACGCGGCGATGCTGCTGGCGCAGATGGTGGTGCCGACGGCGATGCGGCCGGGCTGGGACGCGGCGCTGTCCATGCAGCGGTCGGTCATCCCCTACGAGCGGCTGATCGCGCTGGACGCGCGGCTGGAGCAGGCTGCCGCCCGGCCGGTGATCATGCCGGAGACGGTGGTGGTGGACCAGGGCCGGGTGTACGTGTCGGCGTCGTTCGTCTCGGCGTGCGAGAGCCTGGGGGTGTCGGTGCAGCCGGTGCCGCCGGCGAACGGCCCGGCGAAGGGGAACGTGGAGCGGACCTTCCGCGCGATTGCCGACGGGTTCAGCCAGTACCTGCCGGGCCACACCGGCTCGGACGTCTCCCAGCGGGGCGCGGCCGCAGAGCAGGATGCCTGCTGGAGCCTGACGCAGCTTCAGGAACTGCTGGACGAGTGGGTCATCTGCGGGTGGCAGGAGCGCCGGCACGAAGCGCTGCGGCACCCGATGATGCCGCACCTCGCCGTCTCCCCGAACGAGATGTGGGCAGCTTTGGTGGCGGTGACCGGGCATGTACCGGTGCCCTTGTCCGCCGACGACTACGTCGAGCTGCTGCCTCTTCGGTGGCAGGCCGTCAACGACTACGGCGTCCGCTTCGGCTACCGCACCTACGACCACCCCGGCCTGAACCCCTACCGGCGCCGCCGCTCACCGCGGGCGGACAAGAACGGACGGTGGGAGGTCCACCACAATCCCTACGATCCGAACCGGGTGTGGGTGCGCCTGCCCGAGGGATGGCTGGAGGTGCCATGGGTCCACGCGGGGGCGGTCAGGCGCCCGTTCACCGCGTTCACCTTCGACCACGTCCGCCGCACCGTGGAACGCCGGCATGGCCGTGAAGAGCACGAGGCGGCGATCGCCCAGGCGCTGGATGCGCTGCTGCGGCGTGCCAGCCAGGGACTGGGCAGCAGGCGGGAGCGGACGGTAGCCGCCCGGGCCCAGGCGGCCGCGCAGATGACCGATCCCTCCCCCGCCACCGCCCCGCAGCAGTGGCCTGCGCCTCTCGCGCCGGGGGCCTCGTTCGGGCTGCCCGGCTCCTTCACCGTCCCGCTTCCAGATGGCGACGGCTGGGACGCCGACGACAGCCTGGACGACATCGAGGACAACCCGGACGACGAGGACTACCTTCTCGCCGCCCTCGCCGACGGCCAGGACGCCGCCGCAGACCATGCGGATGAGGCCGAAGCATCCGAGCCGACGGCCGAGACGGCCCAGGACCAGGCCGCTGAGCAGACGCGGAACGCCGCCGGGGCGGGCGGCCTGCGCATCTACGACCCCTACCAGGAGGCCCAGGCATGGTGA
- a CDS encoding TniB family NTP-binding protein, giving the protein MVTAAQPATTSTFSPLTTWDGWQQFVDTPHAPAREAGDQEWTLEQREDYHARFVVLKTPAMDTISTAVRRLLLLNRGQQGGARRGLIISGPATTGKTTAMQQLGRTVELADRRRHPNQDGRLPVLFITVPPSSTPKMLISEFARFLGLPMLERMNQIQITNAVCELLCELGTQLVLVDDVHLMDTRSRAGAETSDQLKYLGERIPATFVYSGIDVEASPLLTGVRGSQLAGRFKIVRNQPLRYGSTADQQIWHDLVRSMDSALRLRRHRPGALVTHAAYLHARTGGRMGSLSHLVREAALVSLLDGTEKITKKLLEQIELDSAAEQRARAPHRRRTPSQRQP; this is encoded by the coding sequence ATGGTGACAGCGGCCCAGCCCGCCACCACGAGCACGTTCAGTCCGCTGACCACGTGGGACGGATGGCAGCAGTTCGTCGACACACCCCACGCGCCGGCGCGGGAGGCCGGCGACCAGGAGTGGACGCTGGAGCAGCGGGAGGACTACCACGCACGGTTCGTGGTGCTGAAAACTCCCGCGATGGACACCATCTCCACCGCGGTACGCCGCCTGCTGCTGCTCAACCGCGGCCAGCAGGGCGGAGCCAGGCGCGGCCTGATCATCTCCGGGCCGGCCACCACCGGGAAGACGACCGCGATGCAGCAGCTCGGGCGCACCGTCGAACTCGCCGACCGGCGCCGCCACCCCAACCAGGACGGGCGTCTGCCGGTGCTGTTCATCACCGTGCCGCCGTCCTCCACCCCGAAGATGCTCATCAGCGAGTTCGCCCGCTTCCTCGGCCTGCCGATGCTGGAGCGGATGAACCAGATCCAGATCACCAACGCCGTGTGCGAGCTGCTGTGCGAGCTGGGCACCCAGCTGGTCCTGGTCGACGACGTACACCTGATGGACACCCGCAGCCGGGCCGGCGCCGAGACCTCCGACCAGCTGAAATACCTCGGCGAGCGGATTCCCGCGACCTTCGTCTACTCCGGCATCGACGTCGAAGCCTCACCCCTGCTGACCGGCGTGCGCGGCTCCCAGCTCGCCGGCCGCTTCAAAATCGTGCGCAACCAGCCCCTGCGCTACGGCAGCACCGCGGACCAGCAGATCTGGCACGACCTGGTGCGCAGCATGGACAGCGCCCTGCGGCTACGCCGCCACCGGCCCGGCGCGCTGGTCACGCACGCCGCCTACCTGCACGCCCGCACCGGCGGCCGCATGGGCAGCCTCTCCCACCTCGTCCGCGAAGCCGCCCTGGTCTCCCTGCTGGACGGCACCGAGAAGATCACCAAGAAACTGCTCGAACAGATCGAGCTCGACAGCGCCGCCGAACAACGGGCCCGGGCACCACACCGCCGCCGGACGCCCTCACAACGCCAGCCCTGA
- a CDS encoding Helicase associated domain protein, with protein sequence MHDFLPPQPQPPRTAAARPGPVRLAPLQGETNLSYLDRLADRYRLGVRDLVPSLLQVGGGLFKGYRTDGEVYLNAEARARISVFSRVPEKILQRALPAWTAQEPLSPDGAGAAGRFRFGAVVPAAGEGCRLCTAARTGRAKPARIYLKPHTRICPRHRRWMLGTHWIDGAPADTEQIDLTGLPEMVTAHRRHLDLLRHRPDAARAFEIAHAVIVSWWAQQWPEEEQWPHRARHTAPPGADPGWWRLLVRDAVTYPEAVALTSVLTGERTRQRLLDDTGGHLPHTLAHVPGLVGELARVTERPWLVERIASTSAGPLLLWAQHCVRAAADAAVADPLWTLHMAHRPRPIARELTAYRDAAQQPEKAAGGKRLHLGLRHRSDQAFTTGLAHARAYAAVHGHLAAPIHSRFNGFALGRWLSNHRKFPAMPPEHVAELETLDPWWRPPWRVMWQRFYYQARDHVRARGALRPEHGFPTTGFGLGEWLYNQCAGYDTLHPGQQRLLADIGLTPEAVQTARPRRKHMATHFQSVLARARAYADTHGTLVTATTDTVQDGLKLGQWLSNQRSKDRAYQLRHGTPSPRALALSAIDPWWNPPWTLEWQRSWHQAHTHVQAGHVLDTAAGFPSTTSALAAWLTTQCAQYDTLQPGQHDLLARIGITEDRARGAAARPAENEADFATALGYARSYHATHGTLAAATDTVHDGFQLGRWLRRQRQHTRDHAHRGTPPSAQTKALTAVDPWWCPPWTLAWQRSWQHIHDQTKAGHHLDADHHFRSFAPAQRTWLRLQRTHYDGLHPDQQRLLADIGLTHETARTRPINPYAETALAHARAYAALHRTLAVTYSTVHDGFPLGRWLNDQRQQARRETTPNARHQALTTIDPWWNPPWDLAWQRAYTRARTTQDRPGGPPFDVRTWTRAQHAAWPHLRPQQQQLLTDLNITPETAARRPTSRVYPTSPGLAHARTYAALNGHLSPAPTPTTTASPSAAGSYKHAAQPDEATWPPPPPTPSTPSTPGGTHPGPASGNAPTKKPS encoded by the coding sequence ATGCACGACTTTCTTCCACCACAGCCGCAGCCGCCGCGTACGGCTGCGGCACGTCCGGGGCCGGTACGGCTCGCGCCGCTGCAGGGCGAGACGAACCTGTCGTACCTGGACCGGCTGGCCGACCGCTACCGGCTCGGCGTCAGAGACCTCGTCCCCTCGCTGCTCCAGGTCGGCGGAGGCCTGTTCAAGGGCTACCGCACGGACGGCGAGGTGTACCTCAACGCCGAAGCCCGCGCCCGCATCTCCGTGTTCAGCCGCGTGCCCGAAAAGATCCTTCAGCGGGCCCTGCCCGCCTGGACCGCCCAGGAACCCCTCTCACCGGACGGGGCGGGTGCAGCCGGGCGGTTCCGCTTCGGGGCCGTGGTGCCGGCCGCGGGAGAAGGCTGCCGGCTATGCACGGCCGCACGCACCGGACGGGCCAAGCCCGCCCGGATATACCTGAAACCGCACACCCGCATCTGCCCACGCCACCGGCGCTGGATGCTCGGCACCCACTGGATCGACGGCGCACCGGCCGACACCGAGCAGATCGACCTGACAGGACTGCCGGAGATGGTCACGGCGCACCGGCGGCACCTGGACCTGCTGCGCCACCGGCCGGACGCCGCCCGCGCGTTCGAGATCGCGCACGCCGTGATCGTCTCCTGGTGGGCGCAGCAATGGCCCGAGGAGGAGCAGTGGCCGCACCGGGCACGCCACACCGCGCCGCCCGGGGCTGATCCTGGCTGGTGGCGGCTGCTGGTGCGGGACGCGGTCACCTACCCGGAGGCGGTCGCCCTCACCTCGGTCCTCACCGGCGAACGTACCCGGCAGCGGCTGCTCGACGACACCGGCGGACATCTGCCTCACACGCTCGCTCACGTGCCTGGTCTGGTCGGCGAACTGGCGCGGGTCACGGAGCGGCCGTGGCTTGTTGAGCGGATCGCCTCGACCTCGGCTGGTCCTTTGCTGCTCTGGGCGCAGCACTGCGTACGGGCCGCCGCGGATGCAGCCGTCGCCGACCCGCTGTGGACGCTGCACATGGCGCACCGGCCCCGCCCCATCGCCCGCGAACTCACCGCCTACCGCGACGCCGCACAGCAGCCGGAGAAGGCTGCGGGCGGTAAACGGCTTCACCTGGGGCTCCGGCACAGGTCGGATCAGGCGTTCACCACCGGGCTGGCGCACGCCCGCGCCTACGCCGCCGTCCACGGCCACCTCGCCGCCCCGATCCACAGCCGCTTCAACGGCTTCGCCCTGGGCCGGTGGCTGTCGAACCACCGGAAATTCCCCGCGATGCCACCCGAACACGTCGCGGAACTCGAGACGCTGGATCCGTGGTGGCGGCCGCCGTGGAGGGTGATGTGGCAGCGCTTCTACTACCAAGCCCGCGACCACGTCCGCGCCCGCGGAGCCTTGCGGCCCGAACACGGCTTCCCCACCACCGGCTTCGGCCTGGGCGAATGGCTCTACAACCAATGTGCCGGCTACGACACCCTGCACCCTGGCCAGCAGCGCCTCCTGGCCGACATCGGCCTCACCCCCGAGGCCGTACAGACAGCACGGCCCCGCCGCAAGCACATGGCCACCCACTTCCAAAGTGTCCTCGCCCGCGCCCGCGCCTACGCCGACACCCACGGCACACTGGTGACCGCGACCACCGACACCGTCCAGGACGGACTGAAGCTGGGACAGTGGCTGTCCAACCAGCGCAGCAAAGACCGCGCCTACCAACTGCGCCACGGCACCCCCTCACCCCGCGCGCTGGCCCTGTCGGCGATCGACCCCTGGTGGAACCCGCCCTGGACCCTGGAATGGCAACGCTCCTGGCACCAGGCACACACCCATGTCCAAGCCGGCCACGTCCTGGACACCGCGGCCGGATTCCCCAGCACCACCAGCGCGCTCGCCGCGTGGCTGACCACCCAGTGCGCCCAGTACGACACACTCCAGCCCGGCCAACACGACCTGCTCGCCCGCATCGGAATCACCGAGGACCGAGCCCGCGGCGCCGCCGCCCGGCCCGCTGAAAACGAGGCCGACTTCGCCACCGCCCTGGGCTACGCACGCTCCTACCACGCGACACACGGCACCCTCGCCGCCGCAACCGACACCGTCCACGACGGCTTCCAGCTCGGACGATGGCTGCGCCGACAGCGCCAGCACACCCGCGACCACGCCCACCGCGGCACACCACCATCCGCCCAGACCAAAGCCCTGACCGCAGTCGATCCCTGGTGGTGCCCGCCCTGGACCCTCGCGTGGCAGCGCTCCTGGCAGCACATCCACGACCAGACCAAGGCCGGCCACCACCTCGACGCCGACCACCACTTCCGCAGCTTCGCCCCCGCCCAGCGCACCTGGCTACGCCTGCAGCGCACGCACTACGACGGCCTCCACCCCGACCAGCAACGCCTCCTGGCCGACATCGGCCTCACCCACGAAACCGCCCGCACCCGGCCCATCAACCCCTACGCCGAAACCGCCCTCGCCCACGCCCGCGCCTACGCCGCCCTCCACCGCACCCTGGCCGTGACCTACTCCACCGTCCACGACGGCTTCCCCCTCGGACGCTGGCTCAACGACCAACGCCAACAGGCCCGACGCGAGACCACCCCCAACGCCCGCCACCAGGCCCTCACCACGATCGACCCGTGGTGGAACCCACCCTGGGACCTCGCCTGGCAACGCGCCTACACCCGCGCCCGCACCACACAAGACCGACCTGGCGGACCACCATTCGACGTACGCACCTGGACCAGAGCACAACACGCCGCCTGGCCCCACCTACGCCCCCAACAGCAACAACTCCTGACCGACCTGAACATCACCCCCGAAACCGCCGCCCGCCGCCCAACCAGCCGCGTCTACCCCACAAGCCCCGGACTCGCCCACGCACGCACCTACGCCGCCCTGAACGGCCACCTCTCCCCAGCGCCGACACCCACCACGACGGCTTCCCCCTCGGCCGCTGGCTCGTACAAACACGCCGCGCAGCCCGACGAGGCCACCTGGCCCCCACCACCACCCACACCCTCGACACCATCGACCCCTGGTGGAACCCACCCTGGCCCAGCCTCTGGCAACGCACCTACCAAAAAGCCCAGTTGA
- a CDS encoding HEPN domain-containing protein, with the protein MAATSFDTALYRYNRAHEEGDNFERIVDLATALEAVLTGDDKGEGLSLRLKNRAAALLATPTDTGTSIFSDITKLYELRSRLVHGGSIPQKDLVKIIMSVSTVPDGAMFGVALAFAVDRTRDLVRRSFLARLCLGSGTEPLWPFGKSTPVDAALADDTTRAQWRAHWRDQLAGLGAASAANPARPGTDPITRRSNTQTQPRHSTEPRPK; encoded by the coding sequence ATGGCGGCAACGTCCTTCGACACGGCCCTGTACCGGTACAACCGCGCGCACGAAGAAGGCGACAACTTCGAACGCATCGTCGACCTCGCCACCGCCCTTGAGGCTGTCCTGACCGGAGACGACAAAGGCGAAGGCCTCTCACTGCGGCTCAAGAACCGGGCCGCTGCACTGCTGGCCACCCCAACGGACACCGGGACATCAATCTTCAGCGACATCACCAAGCTCTACGAACTGCGCTCCCGCCTGGTCCACGGCGGCAGCATCCCGCAAAAAGACCTCGTCAAGATCATCATGTCTGTCTCCACCGTCCCCGACGGTGCCATGTTCGGCGTCGCCCTCGCCTTCGCGGTCGATCGCACGCGCGACCTCGTACGCCGCTCATTCCTCGCCCGACTCTGCCTGGGCTCCGGCACCGAACCCCTGTGGCCCTTCGGCAAGAGCACACCAGTAGACGCAGCACTGGCCGACGACACCACACGCGCACAATGGCGAGCCCACTGGAGAGACCAGCTCGCAGGCCTCGGCGCCGCCTCAGCCGCCAATCCGGCCCGCCCCGGAACCGACCCGATCACCCGCCGCAGCAACACCCAAACACAGCCCCGCCACTCCACAGAACCACGCCCCAAGTAG
- a CDS encoding MFS transporter yields MGAGVLSAFGLSLLVVGDAATFALAALLIALIRQREDRPQSAQQEETGAQIAAGFRYIARTPALRQFTVAALLAVVAFGFCESVLFAVVDAGLHRPPTFLGVLGSLQGTGAIAAGVAAAVSMRRAGEGRTVMLGLTCAAAGFFLSAAPSLLAVAPGAVLIGASLPLIVAGVMTLFQRRTPASLMGRTDAALNVLIGVPQTVAIAAGAALIALVDYRVILAVMGALMAASALYLATRTTHQPIETVATARLAQEPGEETPTTAPPHRG; encoded by the coding sequence CTGGGTGCGGGTGTGCTGTCCGCATTCGGCCTGAGTCTGTTGGTGGTAGGCGATGCGGCAACCTTCGCTCTCGCAGCCCTGCTCATTGCACTGATCCGGCAGCGGGAGGATCGCCCGCAGTCGGCGCAGCAAGAGGAAACTGGCGCCCAGATCGCCGCCGGCTTCCGTTACATTGCGCGGACTCCCGCCTTGCGCCAGTTCACCGTCGCTGCGTTGCTCGCCGTTGTTGCCTTCGGATTCTGCGAGTCGGTCCTCTTCGCCGTCGTCGACGCAGGACTGCACCGTCCGCCGACCTTCCTCGGCGTCCTCGGCTCATTGCAGGGTACAGGAGCGATAGCGGCTGGGGTGGCCGCCGCAGTGTCCATGCGACGTGCAGGGGAAGGACGGACCGTGATGCTCGGCCTGACCTGCGCTGCCGCAGGCTTCTTCCTCAGTGCAGCCCCATCTCTCCTGGCGGTCGCGCCGGGCGCGGTGCTCATCGGTGCCAGCCTGCCTTTGATCGTTGCGGGCGTCATGACCCTTTTCCAGCGGCGCACGCCCGCCTCTCTGATGGGCCGGACCGATGCCGCGTTGAACGTGCTGATAGGAGTACCGCAGACTGTGGCCATCGCCGCCGGAGCCGCTTTGATCGCGCTGGTGGACTACCGCGTCATCCTCGCGGTGATGGGGGCCCTGATGGCCGCCTCGGCGCTCTACCTGGCCACCCGCACCACTCACCAGCCGATCGAGACAGTAGCCACCGCGCGGCTGGCGCAAGAGCCCGGCGAAGAGACACCGACAACAGCACCGCCGCACCGCGGATGA
- a CDS encoding site-specific integrase, with protein MTLRSFLDVRPGDLASWLDEAGLPDGLPFLLSPRFEYDVALNSYFLQANLTAPWNSNANRARARFFTFLQTARGGKSWRAATKADHLAFHRWRRRDEAGPHVEGSTWNHEVSLVNQFYEWAVRQGHVEAVPIPHRARRPAPAESVVRAFDSSTVPATYAHDENGESIEWMPPATYRLWRDVGLRGHGPDGLPSDRFRGRWAARNATFSDLMVRTGLRLTEQASVTVFEIPTSTALGGYQRFWLPGVIAKNFSARWVYVPHGSVQEVIAYVEWDRAEVVEQARAAGRYQRIRRPLVIADPSRPHVVHRLSAGGVHRMRLQDLQPVERRRLLRETDDGLEPAMLWLNENGLPMSVSGWQAMFSTANDRCHKVNVLVEAHAHLLRHTFAVVTLEQLRRAHIAQLAELNPQQRGHYTRIFGDPLDWVRRRPLRPRRPHRLALPRAGQTLYIVEGIALVQSRGGRPSKPTPGT; from the coding sequence ATGACTTTGCGTTCTTTCCTGGACGTACGGCCCGGCGACCTGGCGTCGTGGCTAGATGAGGCAGGTCTGCCAGACGGCCTGCCGTTTCTGCTCTCGCCGCGGTTCGAGTACGACGTCGCGCTCAACTCGTACTTCCTTCAGGCGAACCTGACGGCACCGTGGAACAGCAACGCCAACCGGGCCCGGGCCCGGTTCTTCACATTCCTGCAAACCGCGCGCGGTGGGAAGTCGTGGCGGGCTGCCACCAAGGCGGATCATCTGGCGTTCCATCGGTGGCGCCGCCGGGATGAGGCCGGGCCGCACGTCGAGGGCAGCACCTGGAATCACGAGGTGTCGCTGGTCAATCAGTTCTACGAGTGGGCCGTCCGGCAGGGGCACGTCGAGGCGGTTCCCATCCCGCACCGCGCCCGCCGCCCCGCACCGGCGGAATCGGTCGTCCGGGCCTTCGACTCGTCCACAGTCCCGGCGACCTATGCGCATGACGAGAACGGCGAAAGCATCGAGTGGATGCCGCCGGCGACCTACCGGCTCTGGCGGGACGTGGGACTTCGAGGCCACGGCCCGGACGGACTGCCCTCGGACCGGTTCCGCGGCCGGTGGGCGGCCCGCAACGCGACGTTCAGCGACCTCATGGTCCGCACGGGGCTACGGCTGACCGAGCAGGCCAGCGTCACCGTCTTCGAGATCCCCACCAGCACTGCCCTGGGCGGATACCAGCGGTTCTGGCTGCCCGGGGTGATCGCGAAGAACTTCTCCGCCCGGTGGGTCTATGTCCCGCACGGCAGCGTCCAGGAGGTGATCGCCTACGTCGAGTGGGACCGGGCCGAGGTGGTCGAACAGGCCCGGGCAGCGGGCCGCTACCAGCGCATCCGCCGACCCCTGGTCATCGCCGACCCGTCCCGCCCGCACGTGGTGCACCGGCTCAGCGCCGGCGGTGTTCACCGGATGCGGCTGCAAGACCTTCAGCCGGTCGAGCGGCGGCGGCTTCTGCGGGAAACCGATGACGGCCTGGAACCTGCGATGCTCTGGCTGAACGAGAACGGGCTGCCGATGTCGGTATCCGGCTGGCAGGCGATGTTCTCCACCGCCAACGACCGCTGCCACAAGGTCAACGTGCTGGTCGAAGCACACGCCCACCTCCTGCGCCACACGTTCGCGGTGGTCACCCTCGAACAGCTCCGGCGGGCCCACATCGCTCAGCTCGCCGAACTCAACCCCCAGCAGCGCGGGCACTACACCCGGATCTTCGGCGACCCGCTGGACTGGGTCCGCCGCCGTCCGCTTCGCCCCCGGCGCCCGCACCGCCTGGCACTGCCGCGGGCTGGCCAGACCCTCTACATCGTCGAGGGCATCGCCCTGGTCCAGTCCCGTGGGGGGAGACCCTCGAAGCCCACCCCGGGGACGTGA
- a CDS encoding isochorismatase family cysteine hydrolase → MASEAQYSPDETALLVVDPYNDFLSEGGKLWPRGKEVAEGIGLLDHMRTMLATARSRGFRVFIVPHHQTTPSDYLTWDHLSATQQHIVSQQIFAEGSWGAEWHPDFQPREDELVMRQHWASSGFANTDLDFMLKQHHVRTIVLIGMRANTCVDTTARFGQELGYHVTLIRDAIGSYSWEEMTATFELNAPLYAHAILTTDEFVDAVSRSVPGTRR, encoded by the coding sequence ATGGCCTCTGAAGCACAGTACTCCCCGGATGAGACCGCTCTTCTGGTCGTCGACCCGTACAACGACTTCCTATCCGAAGGCGGCAAACTCTGGCCCAGAGGGAAGGAAGTGGCGGAAGGCATCGGCCTGCTCGACCACATGCGGACCATGCTCGCCACCGCCCGCAGTCGCGGCTTCCGGGTCTTCATCGTGCCCCATCACCAGACGACACCGAGCGACTACCTCACGTGGGACCACCTGTCGGCAACTCAGCAGCACATCGTGAGCCAGCAGATCTTTGCCGAGGGCAGCTGGGGGGCCGAATGGCACCCCGACTTCCAGCCCCGCGAAGACGAGCTCGTCATGCGCCAGCACTGGGCCTCGAGCGGTTTCGCGAACACCGACCTCGACTTCATGCTCAAGCAGCACCACGTCCGGACGATCGTGCTCATCGGCATGCGGGCCAACACCTGCGTGGACACCACTGCCCGCTTCGGCCAGGAGCTCGGTTACCACGTGACCCTCATCCGCGACGCCATCGGCTCCTACAGCTGGGAGGAGATGACAGCGACATTCGAGCTCAACGCGCCTCTGTACGCCCACGCCATCCTCACCACCGACGAGTTCGTCGACGCCGTGAGCCGGAGCGTGCCGGGGACGCGGAGGTGA